The following proteins are co-located in the Telopea speciosissima isolate NSW1024214 ecotype Mountain lineage chromosome 9, Tspe_v1, whole genome shotgun sequence genome:
- the LOC122641157 gene encoding jasmonate-induced oxygenase 4, whose amino-acid sequence MEIVSGVPFSEQTIAEAGIVNVPSQYLQPPESRPGSCHESSDSSIPVVDLFNFETKQSCNVHKELSRSCGEWGAFQVINHGVPKRLLDCMRSAGLSFFKEFSEDKRDKYRCDLNSAASEGYGSKMLMKEDSVLDWRVYFDHHTLPLSRRNPIRWPDSHPNYRETVVEYSDHMMTLAHKLLSLISESLGLPSSCMEEAVGEIYQNITVSFYPSCPQPELTLGLQAHSDMGAITLLIQDEAAGLQVLKDGQWLTVQPLSDAIVVLLADQTEILTR is encoded by the exons ATGGAAATTGTCAGTGGAGTGCCTTTTTCTGAACAAACTATTGCAGAAGCTGGTATTGTTAATGTTCCATCCCAATACTTACAACCTCCCGAAAGTCGACCTGGATCCTGTCATGAAAGTTCAGATTCAAGCATCCCTGTGGTCGATCTCTTCAACTTCGAGACCAAACAATCTTGCAATGTGCATAAGGAGCTTTCCCGTTCTTGTGGTGAATGGGGGGCTTTCCAAGTGATTAATCATGGTGTTCCAAAGCGGTTGCTTGACTGCATGAGGAGTGCAGGACTTTcatttttcaaagaattttcAGAGGACAAGAGGGATAAGTACAGATGTGATCTAAACTCTGCCGCTTCAGAGGGTTATGGCAGCAAAATGTTGATGAAAGAGGACAGTGTTCTGGACTGGAGGGTTTACTTTGATCACCATACGCTACCGTTATCTCGACGTAATCCAATACGGTGGCCAGACTCTCACCCTAATTACAg AGAAACTGTTGTGGAGTACAGTGATCACATGATGACACTAGCCCATAAACTCTTGAGTTTGATCTCTGAAAGTCTTGGTCTGCCATCCTCATGTATGGAAGAGGCAGTGGGGGAAATCTACCAGAATATCACAGTCAGCTTTTATCCAAGTTGCCCCCAGCCAGAGCTTACACTAGGTTTGCAGGCCCATTCTGACATGGGTGCCATTACCCTTCTGATACAAGATGAAGCTGCAGGTCTTCAGGTATTGAAGGATGGCCAATGGTTAACCGTACAACCTTTATCTGATGCTATCGTTGTCCTTTTGGCTGACCAGACAGAG attttgaccAGGTGA